A single genomic interval of Amycolatopsis albispora harbors:
- a CDS encoding GtrA family protein — translation MVATEPEAVPARSASPGLLGQLVRFVLIGGFCALVDSGLYWLLLQAGTWVHLAKAVSFIAGTTTAYFLNRRFTFTAATTGGAGQLGGFVLLYTVTFFVNVGANALALSLLPDFRWRVALAWVIAQGMATTINFVMLKWVVFREKS, via the coding sequence GTGGTGGCAACCGAGCCAGAGGCGGTCCCGGCCCGATCGGCCTCGCCCGGATTACTGGGCCAGCTGGTCCGCTTCGTGCTGATCGGCGGCTTCTGCGCGCTGGTCGACTCCGGGCTGTACTGGCTGCTGCTGCAGGCCGGGACCTGGGTGCACCTGGCGAAGGCCGTGAGCTTCATCGCGGGCACCACCACCGCGTACTTCCTGAACCGCCGATTCACCTTCACCGCCGCCACCACCGGCGGTGCCGGCCAGCTCGGCGGCTTCGTGCTGCTCTACACGGTCACGTTCTTCGTCAACGTCGGCGCGAACGCGCTGGCGTTGAGCCTGCTCCCCGATTTCCGCTGGCGGGTCGCGCTGGCCTGGGTGATCGCCCAGGGCATGGCGACGACCATCAACTTCGTGATGCTCAAGTGGGTCGTGTTTCGCGAGAAGTCGTGA
- a CDS encoding FAD-binding oxidoreductase: protein MSQPSPKLQTERRTLTGWGRTAPTVAEVLSTPDADLIAKAVAQAGGRGVIARGLGRSYGDPAQNAGGLVVDMTALNRIHSIDPDGAVVDVDAGVNLDQLMRAALPHGLWVPVLPGTRQVTIGGAIANDIHGKNHHSAGSFGNHVLSMELLTADGQVRTLTPDGPEAELFWATVAGIGLTGIILRAKIAMKKTETAYFVVDADRTDNLDETLELLTNGSDRNYDYSMSVPDLISRDERLGRATFSRGSLAKLDDLPPKLRADPLKFDAPQLLTLPDVFPSGLVNKLTTTLAGNVWLRTVPKKGMRGKIQNLTQFYHPLDMLSEWNRGYGSKGFLQYQFSVPFGAEDQLKGLCRRIAESGHYSFLNVFKRMGDANPAPLSWPSPGFMLSVDFPIRGDLGRFCTELDEHVLAAGGRLYTAKDSRTAPETFAKMYPRLDEWRKIRNSVDPEGVFASDMSRRLGL, encoded by the coding sequence GTGAGCCAACCGAGCCCGAAACTCCAGACCGAGCGGCGGACACTGACCGGGTGGGGGCGCACTGCGCCGACCGTCGCCGAAGTGCTGAGCACGCCGGACGCCGACCTGATCGCGAAGGCGGTGGCCCAGGCGGGTGGCCGCGGTGTGATCGCGCGTGGCCTCGGCCGCTCCTACGGCGACCCGGCGCAGAACGCCGGTGGCCTGGTGGTCGACATGACCGCGCTGAACCGGATCCACTCGATCGATCCCGACGGCGCGGTGGTCGACGTGGACGCCGGGGTGAACCTCGACCAGCTGATGCGCGCGGCGCTACCGCACGGGCTGTGGGTCCCGGTGCTGCCCGGCACCCGGCAGGTGACCATCGGCGGTGCCATCGCCAACGACATCCACGGCAAGAACCACCACTCCGCGGGCAGCTTCGGCAACCACGTGCTGTCGATGGAACTGCTCACCGCGGACGGCCAGGTGCGCACGCTGACCCCGGACGGCCCCGAGGCCGAGCTGTTCTGGGCGACCGTGGCCGGCATCGGCCTGACCGGCATCATCCTGCGCGCGAAGATCGCGATGAAGAAGACCGAGACCGCGTACTTCGTGGTCGACGCGGACCGCACGGACAACCTGGACGAGACGCTGGAGCTGCTCACCAACGGCTCGGACCGCAACTACGACTACTCGATGTCGGTGCCGGACCTGATCAGCCGTGACGAGCGGCTCGGCCGGGCCACCTTCTCCCGCGGCTCGCTGGCCAAGCTGGACGACCTGCCGCCGAAGCTGCGGGCCGACCCGCTGAAGTTCGACGCGCCGCAGCTGCTCACCCTGCCGGACGTGTTCCCGAGCGGCCTGGTCAACAAGCTGACCACCACGCTGGCGGGCAACGTCTGGCTCCGCACGGTGCCGAAGAAGGGCATGCGCGGCAAGATCCAGAACCTGACGCAGTTCTACCACCCGCTGGACATGCTCAGCGAGTGGAACCGCGGCTACGGTTCGAAGGGCTTCCTGCAGTACCAGTTCTCCGTGCCGTTCGGGGCCGAGGACCAGCTCAAGGGGCTGTGCCGGCGGATCGCCGAGTCGGGCCACTACTCGTTCCTCAACGTGTTCAAGCGGATGGGTGACGCCAATCCGGCGCCGCTGTCCTGGCCGTCGCCCGGCTTCATGCTCAGCGTGGACTTCCCCATCCGGGGTGATCTCGGCCGGTTCTGCACCGAACTGGACGAGCACGTGCTCGCCGCGGGCGGCAGGCTCTACACGGCGAAGGACTCGCGCACCGCGCCGGAGACCTTCGCGAAGATGTACCCGCGCCTGGACGAATGGCGCAAGATCCGCAATTCCGTTGACCCCGAGGGCGTGTTCGCGTCCGACATGAGCCGGAGGCTGGGACTTTGA
- a CDS encoding decaprenylphospho-beta-D-erythro-pentofuranosid-2-ulose 2-reductase → MIDAVGNPQSLLLLGGTSDIALAIAEKYLADGGPLRVVLAARPSERLEAAAQRLKNAGAEVSTVPFDAKDTGSHPAVIEQAFADGDIDVTVVAFGLLGDAEEVWQDHAKAVELATVNYSSAVSVGVALSEKLKQQGHGTIIAMSSVAGERVRRSNFLYGSSKAGFDGFFLGLGEALAPYGVKVTVVRSGQVRTKMTEGMKDAPLTTDAEQVATTAVDAARRGKDLVWSPAPFRFVMSALRHVPRPIFRKLPV, encoded by the coding sequence TTGATCGACGCCGTGGGAAACCCGCAATCGCTGCTGCTGCTCGGCGGCACCTCGGACATCGCGCTGGCGATCGCCGAGAAGTACCTCGCCGACGGTGGCCCGCTGCGCGTGGTGCTGGCGGCCCGGCCGTCCGAGCGGCTGGAGGCGGCCGCGCAGCGGCTGAAGAACGCCGGGGCCGAGGTGTCCACGGTGCCGTTCGACGCCAAGGACACCGGCTCGCACCCGGCGGTCATCGAGCAGGCCTTCGCCGACGGGGACATCGACGTCACGGTGGTCGCGTTCGGGCTGCTCGGTGACGCCGAGGAGGTCTGGCAGGACCACGCCAAGGCCGTCGAGCTGGCCACGGTGAACTACAGCTCGGCCGTCTCGGTGGGCGTCGCGCTCTCGGAGAAGCTGAAGCAGCAGGGCCACGGCACGATCATCGCCATGTCGTCGGTGGCCGGTGAGCGCGTGCGCCGGTCCAACTTCCTCTACGGCTCGTCCAAGGCCGGGTTCGACGGCTTCTTCCTGGGCCTCGGCGAGGCGCTCGCGCCGTACGGCGTGAAGGTCACCGTGGTCCGCTCCGGCCAGGTGCGGACGAAGATGACCGAGGGCATGAAGGACGCCCCGCTGACCACGGACGCCGAGCAGGTCGCCACCACCGCGGTGGACGCGGCCCGTCGCGGCAAGGACCTGGTGTGGTCGCCCGCGCCGTTCCGGTTCGTCATGTCGGCGCTGCGGCACGTGCCGCGGCCGATCTTCCGCAAGCTGCCGGTCTGA